One region of Paralichthys olivaceus isolate ysfri-2021 chromosome 12, ASM2471397v2, whole genome shotgun sequence genomic DNA includes:
- the LOC138412366 gene encoding histone H3-like, protein MHFSPISSGDSGDGSLLWAELSSRRSLSPIRTRESEAASPFHDLLRRLKAECRCSTSPFLPIRERKPKMARTKQTARKSTGGKAPRKQLATKAARKSAPATGGVKKPHRYRPGTVALREIRRYQKSTELLIRKLPFQRLVREIAQDFKTDLRFQSSAVMALQEASEAYLVGLFEDTNLCAIHAKRVTIMPKDIQLARRIRGERA, encoded by the coding sequence ATGCACTTTTCTCCAATAAGCAGCGGGGACTCAGGCGATGGGTCGCTCCTTTGGGCGgagctgagctccaggaggagcctCTCACCAATCAGGACCCGCGAATCTGAAGCCGCGTCACCATTTCACGACTTGCTCCGTCGTTTAAAAGCAGAGTGTCGCTGCTCTACTTCACCATTTCTCCcgatcagagaaagaaaacctaAAATGGCAAGAACCAAGCAGACCGCTCGTAAATCCACCGGAGGCAAAGCccccaggaagcagctggccaCCAAGGCTGCGCGTAAAAGCGCCCCGGCCACCGGCGGCGTGAAGAAGCCTCACCGTTACAGGCCCGGTACCGTGGCTCTGAGAGAGATCCGTCGCTACCAGAAATCTACGGAGCTGCTGATCCGCAAGCTGCCCTTCCAGCGCCTGGTCAGAGAAATCGCTCAGGATTTCAAGACCGACCTGCGCTTCCAGAGCTCCGCTGtcatggctctgcaggaggccagcgaggcttacctggtcggcctgttcgaggacaccaacctgtgcgccatccacgccaagagggtgaccatcatgcccaaggacatccagctggcccgccgcatccgcggagagagagcttaa
- the LOC138412368 gene encoding histone H2A translates to MSGRGKTGGKARAKAKTRSSRAGLQFPVGRVHRLLRKGNYAQRVGAGAPVYLAAVLEYLTAEILELAGNAARDNKKTRIIPRHLQLAVRNDEELNKLLGGVTIAQGGVLPNIQAVLLPKKTEKAAKSK, encoded by the coding sequence atgtccGGAAGAGGCAAAACAGGCGGAAAGGCCAGAGCGAAGGCAAAGACCCGCTCGTCCCGCGCTGGGCTCCAGTTCCCCGTCGGTCGTGTTCACAGGCTGCTGCGTAAAGGCAACTATGCTCAGCGCGTCGGTGCCGGCGCCCCCGTCTACCTGGCTGCTGTGCTGGAGTACCTGACCgctgagatcctggagctggctggaaaCGCTGCCCGCGACAACAAGAAGACCCGTATCATCCCccgccacctgcagctggccgtccgcaacgacgaggagctcaacaaactcctgggcggagtgaccatcgctcagggcggcgtgctgcccaacatccaggctgttctgttgcccaagaagaccgagaaggccgccaagtccaagtaa
- the LOC138412365 gene encoding histone H1-like, with product MAEVAPAPAAAPAKAAKKKVVKPKKVGPSVREIIIEAVSASKERNGVSAAALKKALAAGGYDVEKNKSRVNTAIKGLVIKGTLVQTKGTGASGSFKINKKVEPKVKKPVKKAAPKVKKPAAKKPLAAKKAKAAAAKKPAAAKKSPKKVTKPAAAKKAAKSPKKVAKSPKKVAVKSPKKVAKKAPAAKKAPAKKAAKPKVKKTAAKKK from the coding sequence atggcagaagtcgctccagctccagccgcCGCCCCGGCCAAAGCGGCCAAGAAGAAGGTTGTGAAACCGAAGAAGGTCGGCCCCAGCGTCAGGGAGATCATCATCGAAGCCGTGTCTGCGTCCAAGGAGCGGAACGGCGTGTCAGCGGCCGCCCTCAAGAAGGCTCTGGCTGCCGGAGGCTACgatgtggagaagaacaagTCCCGCGTCAACACCGCCATCAAGGGCCTGGTGATCAAGGGGACCCTGGTCCAGACCAAGGGAACCGGGGCCTCCGGCTCGTTCAAGATCAACAAGAAGGTGGAGCCCAAGGTGAAGAAGCCGGTCAAGAAGGCTGCTCCCAAAGTGAAGAAGCCCGCCGCCAAGAAACCCCTAGCGGCCAAAAAGGCCAAAGCAGCGGCAGCCAAGAAGCCAGCAGCCGCTAAAAAGTCCCCGAAGAAGGTGACGAAACCCGCAGCGGCCAAGAAAGCAGCaaagagccccaagaaggtggcgaaGAGCCCTAAGAAGGTGGCAgtcaagagccccaagaaggtggcgaaaaaggctcctgcagccaagaaagCCCCCGCGAAGAAGGCTGCCAAAcccaaagtgaagaagacagcagccaagaagaagtga
- the LOC138412255 gene encoding histone H2B, with protein sequence MPEPAKSAPKKGSKKAVTKAPGKGGKKRRKSRKESYAIYVYKVLKQVHPDTGISSKAMGIMNSFVSDIFERIAGEASRLAHYNKRSTITSREIQTAVRLLLPGELAKHAVSEGTKAVTKYTSSK encoded by the coding sequence ATGCCTGAACCAGCGAAGTCCGCGCCCAAGAAGGGCTCCAAGAAAGCGGTGACGAAGGCCCCCGGTAAGggcggaaagaagaggagaaagagcaggaaggagagctacgccatctacgtgtacaaggtgctgaagcaggtccaccccgacactgggatctcctccaaggccatgggcatcatgaactccttcgtgagcgacatcttcgagcgcatcgccggtgaggcctctcgtctggctcattacaataagcgctccaccatcacctccagggagattcagaccgccgtccgcctgctgctgcccggTGAGCTGGCTAAACACGCCGTGTCTGAGGGTACCAAGGCCGTGACCAAGTACACCAGCTCCAAGTAA
- the LOC138412227 gene encoding histone H1-like, translated as MAEVAPAPAPAPAKAAKKKVVKPKKVGPSVREIIIEAVSASKERSGVSAAALKKALAAGGYDVEKNKSRVNTAIKGLVIKGTLVQTKGTGASGSFKINKKVEPKVKKPVKTAALKVKKPAAKKPLAAKKAKAAAAKKPAAAKKSPKKVTKPAAAKKAAKSPKKVAKSPKKVAVKSPKKVAKKALAAKKAPAKKAAKPKVKKTAAKKK; from the coding sequence atggcagaagtcgctccagctccagcccccGCCCCGGCCAAAGCGGCCAAGAAGAAGGTTGTGAAACCGAAGAAGGTCGGCCCCAGCGTCAGGGAAATCATCATCGAAGCCGTGTCCGCGTCCAAGGAGCGGAGCGGCGTGTCAGCGGCCGCCCTCAAGAAGGCTCTGGCTGCCGGAGGCTACgatgtggagaagaacaagTCCCGCGTCAACACCGCCATCAAGGGCCTGGTGATCAAGGGGACCCTGGTCCAGACCAAGGGAACCGGGGCCTCCGGCTCGTTCAAGATCAACAAGAAGGTGGAGCCCAAGGTGAAGAAGCCGGTCAAGACGGCTGCTCTCAAAGTGAAGAAGCCCGCCGCCAAGAAACCCCTAGCGGCTAAAAAGGCCAAAGCAGCGGCAGCCAAGAAGCCAGCAGCCGCTAAAAAGTCCCCGAAGAAGGTGACGAAACCAGCAGCGGCCAAGAAAGCAGccaagagccccaagaaggtggcgaaGAGCCCTAAGAAGGTGGCAgtcaagagccccaagaaggtggcgaaaAAGGCTCTTGCAGCCAAGAAAGCCCCCGCGAAGAAGGCTGCCAAAcccaaagtgaagaagacagcagccaagaagaagtga
- the LOC138412494 gene encoding histone H2A, translating into MSGRGKTGGKARAKAKTRSSRAGLQFPVGRVHRLLRKGNYAQRVGAGAPVYLAAVLEYLTAEILELAGNAARDNKKTRIIPRHLQLAVRNDEELNKLLGGVTIAQGGVLPNIQAVLLPKKTEKAAKSK; encoded by the coding sequence ATGTCCGGAAGAGGCAAAACAGGCGGAAAGGCCAGAGCGAAGGCAAAGACCCGCTCGTCCCGCGCTGGGCTCCAGTTCCCCGTCGGTCGTGTTCACAGGCTGCTGCGTAAAGGCAACTATGCTCAGCGCGTCGGTGCCGGCGCCCCCGTCTACCTGGCGGCTGTGCTGGAGTACCTGACCgctgagatcctggagctggctggaaaCGCCGCCCGCGACAACAAGAAGACCCGTATCATCCCccgccacctgcagctggccgtccgcaacgacgaggagctcaacaaactcctgggcggagtgaccatcgctcagggcggcgtgctgcccaacatccaggctgttctgttgcccaagaagaccgagaaggccgccaagtccaagtaa
- the LOC138412335 gene encoding histone H3 translates to MARTKQTARKSTGGKAPRKQLATKAARKSAPATGGVKKPHRYRPGTVALREIRRYQKSTELLIRKLPFQRLVREIAQDFKTDLRFQSSAVMALQEASEAYLVGLFEDTNLCAIHAKRVTIMPKDIQLARRIRGERA, encoded by the coding sequence ATGGCAAGAACCAAGCAGACCGCTCGTAAATCCACCGGAGGCAAAGCccccaggaagcagctggccaCCAAGGCTGCGCGTAAGAGCGCCCCGGCCACCGGCGGCGTGAAGAAGCCTCACCGTTACAGGCCCGGTACCGTGGCTCTGAGAGAGATCCGTCGCTACCAGAAATCTACGGAGCTGCTGATCCGCAAGCTGCCCTTCCAGCGCCTGGTCAGAGAAATCGCTCAGGATTTCAAGACCGACCTGCGCTTCCAGAGCTCCGCTGtcatggctctgcaggaggccagcgaggcttacctggtcggcctgttcgaggacaccaacctgtgcgccatccacgccaagagggtgaccatcatgcccaaggacatccagctggcccgccgcatccgcggagagagagcttaa
- the LOC138412384 gene encoding histone H2B, translating to MPEPAKSAPKKGSKKAVTKAPGKGGKKRRKSRKESYAIYVYKVLKQVHPDTGISSKAMGIMNSFVSDIFERIAGEASRLAHYNKRSTITSREIQTAVRLLLPGELAKHAVSEGTKAVTKYTSSK from the coding sequence ATGCCTGAACCAGCGAAGTCCGCGCCCAAGAAGGGCTCCAAGAAAGCGGTGACGAAGGCCCCCGGTAAGggcggaaagaagaggagaaagagcaggaaggagagctacgccatctacgtgtacaaggtgctgaagcaggtccaccccgacactgggatctcctccaaggccatgggcatcatgaactccttcgtgagcgacatcttcgagcgcatcgccggtgaggcctctcgtctggctcattacaacaagcgctccaccatcacctccagggagattcagaccgccgtccgcctgctgctgcccggtgagctggctaaacacgccgtgtctgagggcaccaaggccgtgaccaagtacaccagctccaagtaa
- the LOC138412332 gene encoding histone H3, which yields MARTKQTARKSTGGKAPRKQLATKAARKSAPATGGVKKPHRYRPGTVALREIRRYQKSTELLIRKLPFQRLVREIAQDFKTDLRFQSSAVMALQEASEAYLVGLFEDTNLCAIHAKRVTIMPKDIQLARRIRGERA from the coding sequence atggcAAGAACCAAGCAGACCGCTCGTAAATCCACCGGAGGCAAAGCCCCCAGGAAGCAGTTGGCCACCAAGGCTGCGCGTAAAAGCGCCCCGGCCACCGGCGGCGTGAAGAAGCCTCACCGTTACAGGCCCGGTACCGTGGCTCTGAGAGAGATCCGTCGCTACCAGAAATCTACGGAGCTGCTGATCCGCAAGCTGCCCTTCCAGCGCCTGGTCAGAGAAATCGCTCAGGATTTCAAGACCGACCTGCGCTTCCAGAGCTCCGCTGtcatggctctgcaggaggccagcgaggcttacctggtcggcctgttcgaggacaccaacctgtgcgccatccacgccaagagggtgaccatcatgcccaaggacatccagctggcccgccgcatccgcggagagagagcttaa
- the LOC138412493 gene encoding histone H2A produces MSGRGKTGGKARAKAKTRSSRAGLQFPVGRVHRLLRKGNYAQRVGAGAPVYLAAVLEYLTAEILELAGNAARDNKKTRIIPRHLQLAVRNDEELNKLLGGVTIAQGGVLPNIQAVLLPKKTEKAAKSK; encoded by the coding sequence ATGTCTGGAAGAGGCAAAACAGGCGGAAAGGCCAGAGCGAAGGCAAAGACCCGCTCGTCCCGCGCTGGGCTCCAGTTCCCCGTCGGTCGTGTTCACAGGCTGCTGCGTAAAGGCAACTATGCTCAGCGCGTCGGTGCCGGCGCCCCCGTCTACCTGGCGGCTGTGCTGGAGTACCTGACCgctgagatcctggagctggctggaaaCGCCGCCCGCGACAACAAGAAGACCCGTATCATCCCccgccacctgcagctggccgtccgcaacgacgaggagctcaacaaactcctgggcggagtgaccatcgctcagggcggcgtgctgcccaacatccaggctgttctgttgcccaagaagaccgagaaggccgccaagtccaagtaa
- the LOC138412417 gene encoding histone H1-like — protein sequence MAEVAPAPAAAPAKAAKKKVVKPKKVGPSVREIIIEAVSASKERSGVSAAALKKALAAGGYDVEKNKSRVNTAIKGLVIKGTLVQTKGTGASGSFKINKKVEPKVKKPVKTAAPKVKKPAAKKPLAAKKAKAAAAKKPAAAKKSPKKVTKPAAAKKAAKSPKKVAKSPKKVAVKSPKKVAKKAPAAKKAPAKKAAKPKVKKTAAKKK from the coding sequence atggcagaagtcgctccagctccagccgcCGCCCCGGCCAAAGCGGCCAAGAAGAAGGTTGTGAAACCGAAGAAGGTCGGCCCCAGCGTCAGGGAGATCATCATCGAAGCCGTGTCCGCGTCCAAGGAGCGGAGCGGCGTGTCAGCGGCCGCCCTCAAGAAGGCTCTGGCTGCCGGAGGCTACgatgtggagaagaacaagTCCCGCGTCAACACCGCCATCAAGGGCCTGGTGATCAAGGGGACTCTGGTCCAGACCAAGGGAACCGGGGCCTCCGGCTCGTTCAAGATCAACAAGAAGGTGGAGCCCAAGGTGAAGAAGCCGGTTAAGACGGCTGCTCCCAAAGTGAAGAAGCCCGCCGCCAAGAAACCCCTAGCGGCCAAAAAGGCCAAAGCAGCGGCAGCCAAGAAGCCAGCAGCCGCTAAAAAGTCCCCGAAGAAGGTGACGAAACCAGCAGCGGCCAAGAAAGCAGccaagagccccaagaaggtggcgaaGAGCCCTAAGAAGGTGGCAgtcaagagccccaagaaggtggcgaaaaaggctcctgcagccaagaaagCCCCCGCGAAGAAGGCTGCCAAAcccaaagtgaagaagacagcagccaagaagaagtga
- the LOC138412486 gene encoding histone H1-like, producing MAEVPPAPAPAPAKAAKKKVVKPKKVCPSVREIIIEAVSASKERSGVSAAALKKALAAGGYDVEKNKSRVNTAIKGLVIKGTLVQTKGTGASGSFKMNKKVEPKVKKPVKKAALKVKKPAAKKPLAAKKAKAAAAKKPAAAKKSPKKATKPAAAKKAAKSPKKVAKSPKKVAVKSPKKVAKKAPAAKKAPAKKAAKPKVKKTAAKKK from the coding sequence atggcagaagtccctccagctccagcccccGCCCCGGCCAAAGCGGCCAAGAAGAAGGTTGTGAAACCGAAGAAGGTCTGCCCCAGCGTCAGGGAGATCATCATCGAAGCCGTGTCCGCGTCCAAGGAGCGGAGCGGCGTGTCAGCGGCCGCCCTCAAGAAGGCTCTGGCTGCCGGAGGCTACgatgtggagaagaacaagTCCCGCGTCAACACTGCCATCAAGGGCCTGGTGATCAAGGGGACTCTGGTCCAGACCAAGGGAACCGGGGCCTCCGGCTCGTTCAAGATGAACAAGAAGGTGGAGCCCAAGGTGAAGAAGCCGGTCAAGAAGGCCGCTCTCAAAGTGAAGAAGCCCGCCGCCAAGAAACCCCTAGCGGCTAAAAAGGCCAAAGCAGCGGCAGCCAAGAAGCCAGCAGCCGCTAAAAAGTCCCCGAAGAAGGCGACGAAACCAGCAGCGGCCAAGAAAGCAGccaagagccccaagaaggtggcgaaGAGCCCTAAGAAGGTGGCAgtcaagagccccaagaaggtggcgaaaaaggctcctgcagccaagaaagCCCCCGCGAAGAAGGCTGCCAAAcccaaagtgaagaagacagcagccaagaagaagtga
- the LOC138412496 gene encoding histone H2A: MSGRGKTGGKARAKAKTRSSRAGLQFPVGRVHRLLRKGNYAQRVGAGAPVYLAAVLEYLTAEILELAGNAARDNKKTRIIPRHLQLAVRNDEELNKLLGGVTIAQGGVLPNIQAVLLPKKTEKAAKSK, translated from the coding sequence ATGTCCGGAAGAGGCAAAACAGGCGGAAAGGCAAGAGCGAAGGCAAAGACCCGCTCGTCCCGCGCTGGGCTCCAGTTCCCCGTCGGTCGTGTTCACAGGCTGCTGCGTAAAGGCAACTATGCTCAGCGCGTCGGTGCCGGCGCCCCCGTCTACCTGGCGGCTGTGCTGGAGTACCTGACCgctgagatcctggagctggctggaaaCGCCGCCCGCGACAACAAGAAGACCCGTATCATCCCccgccacctgcagctggccgtccgcaacgacgaggagctcaacaaactcctgggcggagtgaccatcgctcagggcggcgtgctgcccaacatccaggctgttctgttgcccaagaagaccgagaaggccgccaagtccaagtaa